The following proteins are encoded in a genomic region of Streptomyces collinus Tu 365:
- a CDS encoding DUF1360 domain-containing protein, with translation MTTDAGRYDDQDEVPLTGYAALASVLAAGVGAYTLVARSRGVRLPERLPPWDVALLGVATYKTSRLLTRDKVTSFVRAPFTRRTGQGEGSEVLDEPRGTGLRRAVGDLLSCPFCTSAWAATALVCSYTASERLTRVVCGGLGAVTVADWLQYAWTWTQQSAEE, from the coding sequence ATGACGACGGACGCCGGCCGGTACGACGACCAGGACGAGGTGCCCCTCACGGGGTACGCGGCCCTCGCCTCCGTCCTGGCGGCAGGCGTCGGCGCCTACACGCTGGTGGCCAGGTCCCGGGGAGTCCGGCTGCCGGAGCGGCTGCCGCCCTGGGACGTGGCCCTTCTCGGGGTGGCGACGTACAAGACGTCCAGGCTGCTGACCAGGGACAAGGTGACAAGTTTCGTGCGCGCCCCGTTCACCCGCCGGACCGGCCAGGGCGAGGGGAGCGAGGTCCTCGACGAACCGCGCGGCACGGGCCTGCGGCGGGCGGTGGGCGACCTGCTGTCCTGCCCCTTCTGCACCTCGGCGTGGGCGGCGACGGCACTGGTCTGCTCGTACACCGCGTCCGAGCGCCTGACCCGCGTGGTGTGCGGGGGTCTCGGAGCGGTGACGGTGGCGGACTGGCTCCAGTACGCGTGGACCTGGACCCAGCAGTCGGCCGAGGAGTGA
- a CDS encoding hydrogenase maturation protein encodes MNILLVASAFNSLTQRVYVELSDEGHRVDVVLATHGPEPVRAAVRETGPDLIVAPMLKTALPEDVWREHTCLIVHPGPPGDRGPSSLDWAIAGQAGYWGVTVLQAEAAMDAGDIWAAEPFPVPAVGKSDLYRNEASDAAMSAVLLAVRRYADASYKPRPQTSDAGDGPDVVWRDFFRQDRRRVDWDHDSTATVLRKLRGADSQPGVLDEILGHEVFLHGGHPEDELRGRPGELLATRAGAVCRATRDGAVWIPELRPRRNSGDPAPFRRPAASVLAALGVRPPEAPVPFELPADRRTWSDVRYRRRGDVGFLTFSFPGGAMSTDQCRRLLAAYEHALADPTWVLVLGPERDFFSNGIHLNVIEAAADPAAESWANINAMDDLAEAVLRTTDRLVVAALGGNAAAGGVMLALAADQVWCRAGAVLNPHYRRMGLYGSEFWTYTLPRRVGAATAHRLTTEALPLSAASAARTGLADRIVRTGPGEFAAETERLAAELAAAPDLAQRIAAKAAARRADEEVRPLAEYRREELARMHAIFFDPEAPYHALRSAFVRKQPAASTRPLAPFDGAAR; translated from the coding sequence ATGAACATTTTGCTCGTCGCCAGCGCGTTCAACAGTCTCACCCAACGCGTGTACGTCGAACTCTCGGACGAGGGCCACCGGGTGGACGTCGTCCTCGCCACGCACGGCCCCGAACCCGTCCGTGCGGCCGTCCGGGAAACGGGCCCGGACCTGATCGTCGCGCCCATGCTGAAGACGGCCCTGCCCGAGGACGTCTGGCGGGAGCACACCTGCCTCATCGTGCATCCCGGACCACCCGGCGACCGCGGCCCGTCGTCGCTGGACTGGGCGATCGCGGGGCAGGCCGGGTACTGGGGCGTGACCGTGCTCCAGGCGGAGGCCGCCATGGACGCCGGCGACATCTGGGCCGCGGAGCCGTTCCCGGTGCCCGCCGTCGGCAAGAGCGACCTCTACCGCAACGAGGCCTCGGACGCCGCGATGTCCGCCGTCCTGCTGGCTGTACGCCGGTACGCCGATGCCTCGTACAAGCCCCGCCCGCAGACCAGTGACGCGGGCGACGGCCCGGACGTCGTGTGGCGCGACTTCTTCCGGCAGGACCGGCGCCGCGTCGACTGGGACCACGACAGCACCGCGACCGTGCTGCGCAAGCTCCGCGGCGCCGACTCGCAGCCCGGCGTCCTCGACGAGATCCTCGGCCACGAGGTCTTCCTGCACGGCGGCCACCCGGAGGACGAACTGCGCGGCCGCCCCGGCGAGCTGCTCGCCACCCGGGCGGGCGCCGTCTGCCGGGCCACCCGCGACGGCGCCGTGTGGATCCCCGAGCTGCGCCCGCGCAGGAACTCCGGCGACCCCGCGCCCTTCCGCCGCCCCGCCGCCTCCGTGCTCGCCGCCCTCGGCGTCCGGCCGCCCGAGGCCCCCGTCCCCTTCGAACTGCCCGCCGACCGGCGCACCTGGTCCGACGTCCGCTACCGCAGACGCGGCGACGTCGGCTTCCTGACCTTCTCCTTCCCCGGCGGCGCCATGAGCACCGACCAGTGCCGCCGGCTCCTCGCCGCCTACGAGCACGCGCTCGCCGACCCCACCTGGGTCCTCGTGCTCGGCCCGGAACGCGACTTCTTCTCCAACGGCATCCACCTGAACGTCATCGAGGCGGCCGCCGACCCGGCCGCGGAGTCCTGGGCCAACATCAACGCCATGGACGACCTGGCCGAGGCCGTGCTGCGCACCACCGACCGGCTGGTGGTGGCCGCGCTCGGCGGCAACGCGGCCGCGGGCGGCGTCATGCTCGCCCTCGCCGCCGACCAGGTCTGGTGCCGTGCCGGGGCCGTACTCAACCCGCACTACCGGCGGATGGGCCTGTACGGCTCCGAGTTCTGGACGTACACGCTGCCGCGCCGCGTCGGCGCCGCCACCGCGCACCGGCTGACCACCGAGGCGCTGCCGCTGAGCGCCGCCTCGGCCGCCCGGACCGGGCTGGCCGACCGGATCGTGCGCACCGGTCCCGGCGAGTTCGCCGCCGAGACCGAGCGGCTGGCCGCCGAGCTGGCCGCCGCCCCCGACCTCGCCCAGCGGATCGCCGCCAAGGCCGCGGCCCGTCGCGCCGACGAGGAGGTGCGCCCGCTCGCGGAGTACCGGCGCGAGGAACTGGCCCGGATGCACGCCATCTTTTTCGACCCCGAAGCCCCCTACCACGCCCTGCGGTCGGCGTTCGTCCGCAAGCAGCCGGCCGCCTCCACCCGCCCGCTGGCCCCGTTCGACGGAGCCGCCCGGTGA
- a CDS encoding DUF2267 domain-containing protein, with amino-acid sequence MHHDEMIGKVQALAALPDRGAAERAARAVVSTLSERLPSGLARHVAAQLPPDLAAPMREAADASAAPDSGTAGEAFGLAVFAGRIADRAGTDEDTALREAAAVLEVLDAALAPELTERMAGALPADIRDLLPVGRAEDDGGGTG; translated from the coding sequence ATGCATCACGACGAGATGATCGGAAAGGTCCAGGCGCTCGCCGCGCTGCCGGACCGCGGGGCGGCCGAGCGGGCCGCGCGCGCGGTGGTGAGCACGCTGTCGGAGCGGCTGCCGTCCGGGCTCGCCCGCCATGTGGCCGCTCAGCTGCCGCCCGATCTGGCGGCCCCGATGCGCGAGGCGGCGGACGCCTCGGCCGCCCCCGACTCGGGCACCGCGGGTGAGGCGTTCGGGCTCGCGGTGTTCGCGGGGCGGATCGCCGACCGGGCCGGGACCGACGAGGACACCGCGCTGCGGGAGGCCGCCGCGGTACTGGAGGTGCTGGACGCGGCCCTGGCCCCGGAGCTGACCGAGCGGATGGCCGGGGCGCTGCCCGCCGACATCCGGGACCTGTTGCCGGTGGGGCGCGCCGAGGACGACGGCGGCGGCACGGGCTAG